A single window of Excalfactoria chinensis isolate bCotChi1 chromosome 13, bCotChi1.hap2, whole genome shotgun sequence DNA harbors:
- the LOC140258364 gene encoding PHD finger protein 7-like — translation MGQTLCSWFRSIQEAARLEEPACVLCGLEDEDSAILGNKQSFRRFSYHEFCARFASGLCANVQDNNEARFRFEDLTRTVREAEQKLCFVCGSSGATITCADPDCERSFHLPCAYEGQCVTKYFGEFRAFCWEHRPQQAVQAAPEPDTTCIICIEPVDESRSYGTMVCPACQHAWLHRACVQRMALSSGIRLFHCPNCRDTDTFLQEMLTLGIRIPDRMQIRWENTAYSGLAVWHRRCMASECLYSQGRLRSGEGPWELLLCSSCAARGTHRLCSHLSDSTTSWECNACAGEGTASSTSSGLAGLSTTSQQGLQPSQSSVSPESSSSSIQAPSGPDHGSCVPESSIQSSTSIQSRTDRRRIPARPCRDENILNESRGRRGRTHSAALMAESSTDSMSQGTSRSSRRCPALVYNLRCRQGQRARTRSRSPLRRRAPASPSRPQRHRGSRPTATPGAQSCTRSSRTPAAPGSSRASPTAHRSPFRHPGRARTRSRSPLHRRAADTDSQPRRRRTSRSRRRGPAQGRSYSRVPRRAQHITGRPC, via the exons ATGGGACAGACACTCTGCTCTTGGTTTCGCTCCATACAGGAGGCTGCTCGCTTggaagagccag catgcgtGCTCTGTGGCCTAGAGGATGAGGACTCGGCCATCCTTGGGAACAAACAGAGCTTTCGCAGATTCTCTTACCACGAGTTTTGTGCG CGATTTGCCAGCGGTCTTTGTGCAAACGTGCAAGATAACAACGAGGCACGTTTTCGTTTTGAAGACCTGACGCGCACAGTGAGGGAGGCGGAGCAGAAG ctctgcttcgtcTGTGGCAGTTCGGGGGCCACCATCACCTGCGCAGACCCAGACTGTGAGCGGAGCTTCCACCTCCCCTGTGCCTATGAAGGCCAGTGTGTCACCAAGTACTTTGGGGAGTTCAG ggccttctgctgggagcaccgcccgcagcaggcagtgcaggcggCACCGGAGCCGGACACCACCTGCATCATCTGCATCGAGCCCGTAGATGAGAGCAGGTCGTAcggcaccatggtgtgcccagcctgccaaCACGCCTGGTTGCACCGGGCCTGcgtccag agaatggccCTGAGCTCTGGGATTCGCCTCTTCCACTGCCCCAACTGCAGAGACACGGACACGTTCCTGCAGGAAATGCTGACTCTGGGGATCCGAATCCCAGACAG AATGCAAATACGGTGGGAAAACACCGCCTATTCCGGACTGGCAGTATGGCACCGACGCTGCATGGCCAGCGAGTGCCTTTACTCCCAGGGCAGACTGCggtcaggagaggg gccttgggagctgctcctctgcagctcctgtgctgcacgagGCACACACCGCCTCTGTTCCCACCTGAGCGACAGCACAACCAGCTGGGAGTGCAAcgcctgtgctggagagggcaccg cctccagcaccagctcaggtcttgctggcctcagcaccaccagccagcagggactgcagccatCCCAGAGCTCTGTGTCACCagagagctccagcagctccatccaggCACCATCGGGGCCAGATCACGGTTcctgtgtgcctgagagcagcatcCAGAGCAGCACGTCCATCCAGAGCAGGACGGACCGCAGGAGAATCCCTGCACGTCCATGCCGGGATGAAAACATCTTGAATGAGTCCCGGGGACGCCGTGGGagaacccacagtgctgctctgatggccgagagcagcacagactctaTGAGCCAGGGGACATCTCGGTCCTCGAGGCGCTGCCCTGCACTTGTTTACAACctcaggtgcaggcagggacagcgggCCCGGACAAGAAGCCGCTCTCCGTTGCGGCGCCGGGCCCCAGCATCTCCGAGCCGGCCCCAGAGACACCGAGGGAGCCGGCCGACAGcaaccccaggtgctcagagctgcacccgcagctccagaacaccggcagcaccggggtcctccagggcttcccCAACGGCCCACAGAAGCCCATTCAGACATCCGGGGCGGGCCCGCACTCGCAGCCGCTCGCCTCTCCATCGCCGGGCTGCGGACACCGACAGCCAGCCCCGAAGACGCCGCACCAGCCGGTCCAGGCggcgagggccagcccaggggcggAGCTACTCCCGGGTACCACGTCGGGCCCAGCACATCACCGGCCGGCCCTGCTGA